A stretch of the Mobula hypostoma chromosome 19, sMobHyp1.1, whole genome shotgun sequence genome encodes the following:
- the dpcd gene encoding protein DPCD: MAAGNWLGCLRAAEKTAMVREGRRKVHYIFPDGAEMVEEYEVCSDELKVRKWKQKTTLRSPGQWQFEVGEAYSRAVGSVEQPLIQESSSNPIFTRKDTKTCFQWRIRNLPYPKNVYSVTVDPDERHCIVRTSNKKYFKKFNIPDMDRCCLPLDSSALSFTHANNTLIITYQKPTAILKLEQEVVQELKKMKVAEDGDVECKTQ, translated from the exons ATGGCGGCGGGGAATTGGCTCGGCTGTCTGAGGGCGGCGGAGAAAACAGCGATGGTTCGGGAAG GTCGGAGGAAAGTACATTACATATTTCCTGATGGTGCCGAAATGGTGGAAGAGTATGAAGTTTGCAGTGACGAGCTCAAAG TTAGAAAGTGGAAGCAGAAGACCACGCTGAGATCCCCTGGACAGTGGCAGTTCGAGGTGGGGGAAGCATACTCTCGAGCTGTCGGGAGCGTCGAGCAGCCCCTGATACAGGAGAGCAGCAGCAAT CCAATATTCACAAGAAAGGACACAAAGACCTGCTTCCAGTGGAGGATTCGAAATCTACCGTACCCCAAAAATGTGTACAGCGTTACCGTTGACCCAGATGAGCGACATTGTATTGTGAGGACATCTAACAAAAA GTATTTCAAGAAGTTCAACATTCCTGATATGGACCGCTGCTGCCTCCCTCTGGACAGTTCTGCACTCAGCTTCACACATGCCAACAACACCCTCATCATCACA TATCAGAAGCCGACTGCAATCCTGAAGCTGGAGCAGGAGGTGGTGCAAGAACTGAAGAAGATGAAAGTGGCTGAGGATGGAGATGTGGAGTGTAAAACACAATGA